The Papaver somniferum cultivar HN1 chromosome 3, ASM357369v1, whole genome shotgun sequence genome includes a region encoding these proteins:
- the LOC113356807 gene encoding uncharacterized protein LOC113356807 isoform X3 — MNTRVRTRIQTMKAEAPVNHEKMEKQQRIAFMESEKSTTASRRRSRRERKMALQQDVDKLKKKLRHEENVHRALERAFTRPLGVLPRLPPYLPPYTLELLAEVAVLEEEVVRLEEQVVNCRQGLYQEAVKSSSQSEGNSSTSTTSRHIPVTTSTSTISSNSTQLATDSVSDRTVSSVNRPTNGKRSLKKFHPHSVQSLEDTRGKENHSCINATKTKKEPGPRIRTTIKKAPMVKNFDLKKSQLECSIDQDKVEHKIHGIQDERMSEGESNSPNKISEDIVKCLSSIFLRMNTQRNRGMESNKNCEEMEFRDPYGICSTELCKRDIGPYKHLCAIEASSMNPCWRTNSIFLIQRLKILLGKLALVNLQGLDHQQKLAFWINIYNSCMMNAFLEHGIPDSPEMIVALMQKATLNVSGQSLNAMTIEHFILRLPYHLKSTYSKGTIKEEMTAKSLFGLEWSEPLVTFALSCGSRSSPAVRVYTASQVENDLETAKKDYLQAAVGISKLHKLAIPKLLDWYLLDFAKDLESLLDWICLQLPTELRKEALNCIERRRKEPVSQLVEVMPYEFNFRM, encoded by the exons ATGAATACCAGAGTCAGAACAAGAATTCAAACCATGAAAGCAGAAGCTCCAGTGAACCATGAAAAA ATGGAGAAACAACAAAGGATTGCATTTATGGAATCCGAGAAATCTACAACTGCGAGTCGTCGTAGATCAAGAAGAGAACGAAAAATGGCTTTACAACAAGAT GTTGATAAGCTAAAGAAGAAGCTAAGACATGAAGAAAATGTTCACAGAGCATTAGAAAGAGCTTTTACCAGACCATTAGGTGTTCTACCTCGTCTTCCCCCATATCTACCTCCATAT aCATTAGAACTTTTAGCTGAGGTAGCTGTTTTGGAAGAAGAGGTTGTTAGGTTAGAAGAACAAGTTGTAAATTGTAGACAAGGGCTTTATCAAGAAGCTGTTAAATCGTCATCTCAATCcgaaggaaattcatcaacaTCGACAACTTCTAGACATATACCAGTTACTACTAGTACCAGTACAATTTCTTCCAATTCAACCCAATTGGCAACTGACTCGGTTTCGGATCGAACCGTGAGTAGTGTTAATAGACCTACAAATGGAAAACGATCCTTGAAAAAGTTCCATCCTCATTCTGTCCAATCATTAGAAGATACTAGGGGTAAAGAGAATCATTCTTGCATTAACGCTACCAAGACAAAGAAAGAGCCAGGTCCAAGAATCAGAACCACGATAAAGAAAGCTCCAATGGTGAAGAATTTTGATCTTAAAAAATCACAG CTAGAATGTAGTATAGACCAAGATAAGGTAGAACATAAAATTCATGGGATTCAAGATGAAAGAATGTCAGAAGGGGAAAGCAATAGCCCGAACAAAATTTCGGAGGATATAGTAAAGTGTTTGTCGAGCATCTTTTTAAGAATGAACACACAGAGAAATAGAGGAATGGAGTCTAACAAAAATTGTGAAGAAATGGAATTTCGAGACCCTTATGGTATTTGTAGTACGGAGTTATGTAAAAGAGATATTGGGCCGTATAAACATCTTTGCGCAATTGAAGCTAGCTCGATGAATCCTTGTTGGAGAACTAACTCTATATTTCTAATCCAAAGACTAAA GATTCTTCTCGGGAAACTAGCATTAGTTAATTTACAGGGACTTGATCATCAACAGAAGCTCGCTTTTTGGATCAATATCTATAattcttgtatgatgaac GCCTTCTTAGAGCATGGGATACCCGACAGTCCGGAGATGATTGTTGCGTTGATGCAGAAG GCAACCTTAAATGTCAGCGGACAATCATTGAATGCGATGACCATCGAGCATTTCATTTTGAGGCTGCCTTATCATTTAAAATCG ACATATTCTAAAGGTACAATAAAAGAGGAAATGACTGCAAAAAGCCTATTTGGATTGGAGTGGTCTGAGCCTTTGGTTACATTTGCACTCTCATGTGGGAGCAGATCCTCTCCAGCT GTGAGAGTATACACTGCTTCCCAAGTTGAAAATGATCTCGAAACAGCTAAGAAGGACTACTTGCAAGCAGCAGTTGGCATCTCTAAATTGCACAAATTGGCGATTCCAAAATTGTTGGATTGGTACTTGCTCGACTTTGCAAAGGATTTAGAATCATTACTGGATTGGATATGTCTGCAATTACCGACCGAGTTAAGGAAGGAAGCACTTAACTGTATTGAGAGGCGGCGAAAGGAACCTGTTTCACAATTGGTAGAAGTGATGCCCTATGAATTCAATTTCAG gatgtaa
- the LOC113356807 gene encoding uncharacterized protein LOC113356807 isoform X1, with protein sequence MNTRVRTRIQTMKAEAPVNHEKMEKQQRIAFMESEKSTTASRRRSRRERKMALQQDVDKLKKKLRHEENVHRALERAFTRPLGVLPRLPPYLPPYTLELLAEVAVLEEEVVRLEEQVVNCRQGLYQEAVKSSSQSEGNSSTSTTSRHIPVTTSTSTISSNSTQLATDSVSDRTVSSVNRPTNGKRSLKKFHPHSVQSLEDTRGKENHSCINATKTKKEPGPRIRTTIKKAPMVKNFDLKKSQLECSIDQDKVEHKIHGIQDERMSEGESNSPNKISEDIVKCLSSIFLRMNTQRNRGMESNKNCEEMEFRDPYGICSTELCKRDIGPYKHLCAIEASSMNPCWRTNSIFLIQRLKILLGKLALVNLQGLDHQQKLAFWINIYNSCMMNAFLEHGIPDSPEMIVALMQKATLNVSGQSLNAMTIEHFILRLPYHLKSTYSKGTIKEEMTAKSLFGLEWSEPLVTFALSCGSRSSPAVRVYTASQVENDLETAKKDYLQAAVGISKLHKLAIPKLLDWYLLDFAKDLESLLDWICLQLPTELRKEALNCIERRRKEPVSQLVEVMPYEFNFRATRMGHFPHEASVLFLYGTLMRR encoded by the exons ATGAATACCAGAGTCAGAACAAGAATTCAAACCATGAAAGCAGAAGCTCCAGTGAACCATGAAAAA ATGGAGAAACAACAAAGGATTGCATTTATGGAATCCGAGAAATCTACAACTGCGAGTCGTCGTAGATCAAGAAGAGAACGAAAAATGGCTTTACAACAAGAT GTTGATAAGCTAAAGAAGAAGCTAAGACATGAAGAAAATGTTCACAGAGCATTAGAAAGAGCTTTTACCAGACCATTAGGTGTTCTACCTCGTCTTCCCCCATATCTACCTCCATAT aCATTAGAACTTTTAGCTGAGGTAGCTGTTTTGGAAGAAGAGGTTGTTAGGTTAGAAGAACAAGTTGTAAATTGTAGACAAGGGCTTTATCAAGAAGCTGTTAAATCGTCATCTCAATCcgaaggaaattcatcaacaTCGACAACTTCTAGACATATACCAGTTACTACTAGTACCAGTACAATTTCTTCCAATTCAACCCAATTGGCAACTGACTCGGTTTCGGATCGAACCGTGAGTAGTGTTAATAGACCTACAAATGGAAAACGATCCTTGAAAAAGTTCCATCCTCATTCTGTCCAATCATTAGAAGATACTAGGGGTAAAGAGAATCATTCTTGCATTAACGCTACCAAGACAAAGAAAGAGCCAGGTCCAAGAATCAGAACCACGATAAAGAAAGCTCCAATGGTGAAGAATTTTGATCTTAAAAAATCACAG CTAGAATGTAGTATAGACCAAGATAAGGTAGAACATAAAATTCATGGGATTCAAGATGAAAGAATGTCAGAAGGGGAAAGCAATAGCCCGAACAAAATTTCGGAGGATATAGTAAAGTGTTTGTCGAGCATCTTTTTAAGAATGAACACACAGAGAAATAGAGGAATGGAGTCTAACAAAAATTGTGAAGAAATGGAATTTCGAGACCCTTATGGTATTTGTAGTACGGAGTTATGTAAAAGAGATATTGGGCCGTATAAACATCTTTGCGCAATTGAAGCTAGCTCGATGAATCCTTGTTGGAGAACTAACTCTATATTTCTAATCCAAAGACTAAA GATTCTTCTCGGGAAACTAGCATTAGTTAATTTACAGGGACTTGATCATCAACAGAAGCTCGCTTTTTGGATCAATATCTATAattcttgtatgatgaac GCCTTCTTAGAGCATGGGATACCCGACAGTCCGGAGATGATTGTTGCGTTGATGCAGAAG GCAACCTTAAATGTCAGCGGACAATCATTGAATGCGATGACCATCGAGCATTTCATTTTGAGGCTGCCTTATCATTTAAAATCG ACATATTCTAAAGGTACAATAAAAGAGGAAATGACTGCAAAAAGCCTATTTGGATTGGAGTGGTCTGAGCCTTTGGTTACATTTGCACTCTCATGTGGGAGCAGATCCTCTCCAGCT GTGAGAGTATACACTGCTTCCCAAGTTGAAAATGATCTCGAAACAGCTAAGAAGGACTACTTGCAAGCAGCAGTTGGCATCTCTAAATTGCACAAATTGGCGATTCCAAAATTGTTGGATTGGTACTTGCTCGACTTTGCAAAGGATTTAGAATCATTACTGGATTGGATATGTCTGCAATTACCGACCGAGTTAAGGAAGGAAGCACTTAACTGTATTGAGAGGCGGCGAAAGGAACCTGTTTCACAATTGGTAGAAGTGATGCCCTATGAATTCAATTTCAG
- the LOC113356807 gene encoding uncharacterized protein LOC113356807 isoform X4 produces the protein MEKQQRIAFMESEKSTTASRRRSRRERKMALQQDVDKLKKKLRHEENVHRALERAFTRPLGVLPRLPPYLPPYTLELLAEVAVLEEEVVRLEEQVVNCRQGLYQEAVKSSSQSEGNSSTSTTSRHIPVTTSTSTISSNSTQLATDSVSDRTVSSVNRPTNGKRSLKKFHPHSVQSLEDTRGKENHSCINATKTKKEPGPRIRTTIKKAPMVKNFDLKKSQLECSIDQDKVEHKIHGIQDERMSEGESNSPNKISEDIVKCLSSIFLRMNTQRNRGMESNKNCEEMEFRDPYGICSTELCKRDIGPYKHLCAIEASSMNPCWRTNSIFLIQRLKILLGKLALVNLQGLDHQQKLAFWINIYNSCMMNAFLEHGIPDSPEMIVALMQKATLNVSGQSLNAMTIEHFILRLPYHLKSTYSKGTIKEEMTAKSLFGLEWSEPLVTFALSCGSRSSPAVRVYTASQVENDLETAKKDYLQAAVGISKLHKLAIPKLLDWYLLDFAKDLESLLDWICLQLPTELRKEALNCIERRRKEPVSQLVEVMPYEFNFRATRMGHFPHEASVLFLYGTLMRR, from the exons ATGGAGAAACAACAAAGGATTGCATTTATGGAATCCGAGAAATCTACAACTGCGAGTCGTCGTAGATCAAGAAGAGAACGAAAAATGGCTTTACAACAAGAT GTTGATAAGCTAAAGAAGAAGCTAAGACATGAAGAAAATGTTCACAGAGCATTAGAAAGAGCTTTTACCAGACCATTAGGTGTTCTACCTCGTCTTCCCCCATATCTACCTCCATAT aCATTAGAACTTTTAGCTGAGGTAGCTGTTTTGGAAGAAGAGGTTGTTAGGTTAGAAGAACAAGTTGTAAATTGTAGACAAGGGCTTTATCAAGAAGCTGTTAAATCGTCATCTCAATCcgaaggaaattcatcaacaTCGACAACTTCTAGACATATACCAGTTACTACTAGTACCAGTACAATTTCTTCCAATTCAACCCAATTGGCAACTGACTCGGTTTCGGATCGAACCGTGAGTAGTGTTAATAGACCTACAAATGGAAAACGATCCTTGAAAAAGTTCCATCCTCATTCTGTCCAATCATTAGAAGATACTAGGGGTAAAGAGAATCATTCTTGCATTAACGCTACCAAGACAAAGAAAGAGCCAGGTCCAAGAATCAGAACCACGATAAAGAAAGCTCCAATGGTGAAGAATTTTGATCTTAAAAAATCACAG CTAGAATGTAGTATAGACCAAGATAAGGTAGAACATAAAATTCATGGGATTCAAGATGAAAGAATGTCAGAAGGGGAAAGCAATAGCCCGAACAAAATTTCGGAGGATATAGTAAAGTGTTTGTCGAGCATCTTTTTAAGAATGAACACACAGAGAAATAGAGGAATGGAGTCTAACAAAAATTGTGAAGAAATGGAATTTCGAGACCCTTATGGTATTTGTAGTACGGAGTTATGTAAAAGAGATATTGGGCCGTATAAACATCTTTGCGCAATTGAAGCTAGCTCGATGAATCCTTGTTGGAGAACTAACTCTATATTTCTAATCCAAAGACTAAA GATTCTTCTCGGGAAACTAGCATTAGTTAATTTACAGGGACTTGATCATCAACAGAAGCTCGCTTTTTGGATCAATATCTATAattcttgtatgatgaac GCCTTCTTAGAGCATGGGATACCCGACAGTCCGGAGATGATTGTTGCGTTGATGCAGAAG GCAACCTTAAATGTCAGCGGACAATCATTGAATGCGATGACCATCGAGCATTTCATTTTGAGGCTGCCTTATCATTTAAAATCG ACATATTCTAAAGGTACAATAAAAGAGGAAATGACTGCAAAAAGCCTATTTGGATTGGAGTGGTCTGAGCCTTTGGTTACATTTGCACTCTCATGTGGGAGCAGATCCTCTCCAGCT GTGAGAGTATACACTGCTTCCCAAGTTGAAAATGATCTCGAAACAGCTAAGAAGGACTACTTGCAAGCAGCAGTTGGCATCTCTAAATTGCACAAATTGGCGATTCCAAAATTGTTGGATTGGTACTTGCTCGACTTTGCAAAGGATTTAGAATCATTACTGGATTGGATATGTCTGCAATTACCGACCGAGTTAAGGAAGGAAGCACTTAACTGTATTGAGAGGCGGCGAAAGGAACCTGTTTCACAATTGGTAGAAGTGATGCCCTATGAATTCAATTTCAG
- the LOC113356807 gene encoding uncharacterized protein LOC113356807 isoform X2 — translation MNTRVRTRIQTMKAEAPVNHEKMEKQQRIAFMESEKSTTASRRRSRRERKMALQQDVDKLKKKLRHEENVHRALERAFTRPLGVLPRLPPYLPPYTLELLAEVAVLEEEVVRLEEQVVNCRQGLYQEAVKSSSQSEGNSSTSTTSRHIPVTTSTSTISSNSTQLATDSVSDRTVSSVNRPTNGKRSLKKFHPHSVQSLEDTRGKENHSCINATKTKKEPGPRIRTTIKKAPMVKNFDLKKSQLECSIDQDKVEHKIHGIQDERMSEGESNSPNKISEDIVKCLSSIFLRMNTQRNRGMESNKNCEEMEFRDPYGICSTELCKRDIGPYKHLCAIEASSMNPCWRTNSIFLIQRLKILLGKLALVNLQGLDHQQKLAFWINIYNSCMMNAFLEHGIPDSPEMIVALMQKATLNVSGQSLNAMTIEHFILRLPYHLKSTYSKGTIKEEMTAKSLFGLEWSEPLVTFALSCGSRSSPAVRVYTASQVENDLETAKKDYLQAAVGISKLHKLAIPKLLDWYLLDFAKDLESLLDWICLQLPTELRKEALNCIERRRKEPVSQLVEVMPYEFNFRIC, via the exons ATGAATACCAGAGTCAGAACAAGAATTCAAACCATGAAAGCAGAAGCTCCAGTGAACCATGAAAAA ATGGAGAAACAACAAAGGATTGCATTTATGGAATCCGAGAAATCTACAACTGCGAGTCGTCGTAGATCAAGAAGAGAACGAAAAATGGCTTTACAACAAGAT GTTGATAAGCTAAAGAAGAAGCTAAGACATGAAGAAAATGTTCACAGAGCATTAGAAAGAGCTTTTACCAGACCATTAGGTGTTCTACCTCGTCTTCCCCCATATCTACCTCCATAT aCATTAGAACTTTTAGCTGAGGTAGCTGTTTTGGAAGAAGAGGTTGTTAGGTTAGAAGAACAAGTTGTAAATTGTAGACAAGGGCTTTATCAAGAAGCTGTTAAATCGTCATCTCAATCcgaaggaaattcatcaacaTCGACAACTTCTAGACATATACCAGTTACTACTAGTACCAGTACAATTTCTTCCAATTCAACCCAATTGGCAACTGACTCGGTTTCGGATCGAACCGTGAGTAGTGTTAATAGACCTACAAATGGAAAACGATCCTTGAAAAAGTTCCATCCTCATTCTGTCCAATCATTAGAAGATACTAGGGGTAAAGAGAATCATTCTTGCATTAACGCTACCAAGACAAAGAAAGAGCCAGGTCCAAGAATCAGAACCACGATAAAGAAAGCTCCAATGGTGAAGAATTTTGATCTTAAAAAATCACAG CTAGAATGTAGTATAGACCAAGATAAGGTAGAACATAAAATTCATGGGATTCAAGATGAAAGAATGTCAGAAGGGGAAAGCAATAGCCCGAACAAAATTTCGGAGGATATAGTAAAGTGTTTGTCGAGCATCTTTTTAAGAATGAACACACAGAGAAATAGAGGAATGGAGTCTAACAAAAATTGTGAAGAAATGGAATTTCGAGACCCTTATGGTATTTGTAGTACGGAGTTATGTAAAAGAGATATTGGGCCGTATAAACATCTTTGCGCAATTGAAGCTAGCTCGATGAATCCTTGTTGGAGAACTAACTCTATATTTCTAATCCAAAGACTAAA GATTCTTCTCGGGAAACTAGCATTAGTTAATTTACAGGGACTTGATCATCAACAGAAGCTCGCTTTTTGGATCAATATCTATAattcttgtatgatgaac GCCTTCTTAGAGCATGGGATACCCGACAGTCCGGAGATGATTGTTGCGTTGATGCAGAAG GCAACCTTAAATGTCAGCGGACAATCATTGAATGCGATGACCATCGAGCATTTCATTTTGAGGCTGCCTTATCATTTAAAATCG ACATATTCTAAAGGTACAATAAAAGAGGAAATGACTGCAAAAAGCCTATTTGGATTGGAGTGGTCTGAGCCTTTGGTTACATTTGCACTCTCATGTGGGAGCAGATCCTCTCCAGCT GTGAGAGTATACACTGCTTCCCAAGTTGAAAATGATCTCGAAACAGCTAAGAAGGACTACTTGCAAGCAGCAGTTGGCATCTCTAAATTGCACAAATTGGCGATTCCAAAATTGTTGGATTGGTACTTGCTCGACTTTGCAAAGGATTTAGAATCATTACTGGATTGGATATGTCTGCAATTACCGACCGAGTTAAGGAAGGAAGCACTTAACTGTATTGAGAGGCGGCGAAAGGAACCTGTTTCACAATTGGTAGAAGTGATGCCCTATGAATTCAATTTCAG